In Synechococcus sp. RS9909, one genomic interval encodes:
- a CDS encoding type II toxin-antitoxin system VapC family toxin — MGRCAIPTSSWSRWRPITLAHGLRAGAYSHPHRDPFDRMLAAQAELERLVLLSADPELTTFPCQTLW, encoded by the coding sequence ATGGGCCGCTGCGCGATCCCCACCTCCTCCTGGAGCCGATGGCGGCCGATCACCCTGGCCCACGGCCTGCGGGCGGGTGCTTACAGCCATCCGCACCGTGATCCCTTTGACCGCATGCTGGCAGCCCAGGCCGAACTGGAGCGGCTTGTGCTGCTGAGCGCCGACCCCGAACTTACCACGTTCCCTTGTCAGACGCTCTGGTGA
- a CDS encoding YidH family protein — translation MNLTNELARQRNRDAAERTLMAWIRTCLSLISFGFGLDKIVAAIDRATGDPGPRPGVIAVALSFVFTGILAMSAAIVQHNRELRRLSRENYAYVETPRIAAATATMITLIGLLAMAILLSNWL, via the coding sequence GTGAATCTCACCAACGAACTGGCCCGCCAGCGCAACCGCGATGCCGCGGAGCGCACCCTGATGGCCTGGATCCGCACCTGTCTGTCCTTGATCAGCTTTGGATTCGGTCTCGACAAGATCGTGGCTGCCATTGACCGGGCCACGGGTGATCCAGGGCCCAGGCCCGGGGTGATCGCAGTAGCACTCTCCTTTGTGTTCACCGGCATCCTGGCGATGTCCGCCGCCATCGTTCAGCACAACCGCGAGCTCAGGCGCCTCAGCAGGGAGAACTACGCGTATGTGGAAACACCGCGAATCGCTGCGGCCACAGCAACCATGATCACCCTGATCGGTCTGCTGGCCATGGCGATTCTGCTCTCGAACTGGCTGTGA
- the mscL gene encoding large conductance mechanosensitive channel protein MscL, whose protein sequence is MARTRTFFADFKDFINKGNVVDLAVAVVIGGAFGKVVDAVVSLVMGNILEPVLKAANVDSIAAWPAGSVIVALINFLVIAFVVFLIVRAIEAMRRSGDCQQR, encoded by the coding sequence GTGGCCCGCACTCGGACATTCTTTGCTGATTTCAAGGACTTCATCAACAAAGGCAATGTGGTGGATCTCGCCGTGGCGGTGGTGATCGGTGGCGCCTTCGGCAAGGTGGTGGATGCCGTGGTGAGTCTCGTGATGGGCAACATCCTGGAGCCCGTCCTCAAGGCGGCGAATGTGGACTCCATCGCCGCCTGGCCCGCCGGCAGCGTGATCGTGGCCTTGATCAACTTCCTGGTGATCGCCTTCGTGGTGTTCCTGATCGTGCGGGCGATCGAAGCGATGCGCCGCAGCGGTGACTGCCAGCAAAGATGA
- a CDS encoding prohibitin family protein produces the protein MQTPLRSINSGGPGGGLGLIVAVVLGLLILLAQAVFIVPAGNVAVVTTLGKVTGVPRTPGPNLKAPLVQTVSLFDVRTQVRPEQFSTLTKDLQVIEATATVKYAMKPGEAGRIFQTIATDNQQIYPRVIQPSLLKALKSVFSQYELVTIATEWNTISEIVQSKVTEELAKFDYVTVQGLDLTGLKIAEEYRSAIEQKQIAEQQLLRAQTEVKIAEQEAKRYATLNSSLDDQVLYKLFLDKWDGQTSVVPALPSSGAAGGQSVIVNGRR, from the coding sequence ATGCAGACACCGCTCCGCTCCATCAATTCCGGCGGACCCGGTGGAGGGTTGGGCCTGATCGTGGCTGTGGTGTTGGGGTTGCTGATCCTGCTCGCTCAGGCTGTGTTCATCGTGCCGGCGGGCAATGTGGCCGTGGTCACCACCCTCGGCAAGGTGACCGGCGTCCCCAGGACGCCGGGGCCGAATCTGAAGGCGCCGCTCGTGCAGACGGTTTCGCTGTTTGATGTGCGTACCCAGGTGCGACCTGAGCAGTTCTCCACCCTCACCAAAGACCTGCAGGTGATTGAGGCCACGGCCACGGTGAAGTATGCGATGAAGCCCGGCGAGGCAGGGCGCATTTTTCAAACCATCGCCACCGATAACCAGCAGATCTATCCACGGGTGATTCAACCGTCTCTGCTGAAAGCGCTGAAGTCGGTGTTTTCCCAGTATGAGCTGGTCACCATTGCCACGGAATGGAACACGATCTCTGAGATTGTGCAGAGCAAGGTGACAGAGGAGCTGGCCAAGTTTGATTATGTGACGGTGCAGGGCCTAGACCTCACCGGGCTGAAGATCGCCGAGGAGTATCGCTCTGCCATTGAGCAGAAGCAGATCGCAGAGCAGCAGCTCCTTCGCGCTCAAACCGAGGTGAAGATTGCGGAGCAGGAGGCCAAGCGTTACGCAACGCTGAACTCCAGCCTCGATGATCAGGTGCTCTACAAGCTGTTCCTCGACAAGTGGGATGGCCAAACCTCCGTTGTGCCTGCGCTGCCCAGTTCCGGTGCGGCTGGTGGTCAGTCGGTGATCGTGAATGGGCGGCGTTGA
- a CDS encoding SDR family NAD(P)-dependent oxidoreductase: MKRLLITGGSSGIGLEAARRLARSGHQLTVFCRTAERAEQTEQQLRAAGAAPSQLACIAVDLADLASVDRACQQLLDQGQPLDGLVLNAGQQRAGTAAPVFTPQGIEITFAVNQLAHQLIATRLLPLLQAGPQPRIVITASEVHNPASGGGRVGQPADLGDLAGLRAGAGFVMLDGSDRFDGDKAYKDSKLCNVLLGRELDRQLEGSMPVISWSPGLVIPRSSAGFFRHNRQNNPLGMALFALVARDLLRLTESVPTAGRLLADLVTDAAFSSPGFSYWSNQLVRPGLHRFEATATSAAGADHELAAALWRLSEALIHRPWERAQA, translated from the coding sequence ATGAAACGACTTCTGATCACGGGCGGCAGTTCGGGCATCGGCCTGGAAGCGGCTCGGCGTCTCGCCCGCAGTGGCCATCAGCTCACGGTGTTCTGTCGCACGGCCGAGCGTGCCGAGCAGACGGAGCAGCAGCTGCGAGCGGCCGGAGCGGCGCCCAGTCAGCTCGCCTGCATCGCCGTGGATCTGGCGGATCTGGCCAGTGTGGACAGGGCCTGTCAACAACTGCTGGATCAGGGACAACCCCTGGATGGGCTGGTGCTGAATGCCGGCCAGCAGCGTGCCGGCACCGCGGCGCCCGTGTTCACGCCCCAGGGGATTGAGATCACCTTCGCTGTGAACCAGCTGGCCCACCAGTTGATCGCCACCCGGTTGCTGCCGTTGCTGCAAGCGGGGCCGCAGCCTCGGATCGTGATCACCGCTTCGGAGGTGCACAACCCCGCCAGTGGCGGCGGGCGTGTGGGCCAACCGGCTGACCTGGGGGATCTGGCGGGGCTGCGGGCGGGTGCGGGCTTCGTGATGCTCGATGGCAGTGACCGCTTCGATGGCGACAAGGCCTACAAAGACAGCAAGCTCTGCAATGTGCTGCTGGGGCGCGAGCTCGATCGGCAACTGGAGGGCTCCATGCCGGTGATCAGCTGGAGCCCTGGGTTGGTGATTCCCCGCAGCAGCGCAGGCTTCTTCCGCCACAACCGCCAGAACAACCCTCTGGGGATGGCATTGTTCGCGTTGGTGGCACGGGATCTGCTGCGTCTCACCGAATCGGTGCCTACGGCGGGTCGGTTGCTGGCTGATCTGGTCACCGATGCGGCCTTTTCGAGCCCTGGCTTCAGCTACTGGAGCAACCAACTGGTGCGCCCGGGCCTGCATCGCTTTGAGGCCACGGCCACGAGTGCGGCAGGTGCCGATCATGAGCTGGCGGCTGCGTTATGGCGCCTGTCCGAAGCTTTGATTCACAGGCCATGGGAGCGGGCCCAGGCATAG
- a CDS encoding YdiU family protein, with protein sequence MPTPDESSAAVISDFSQFAERVDYSLLEALRHDPEATNDGNDHRPRQVRSGHYVPVTPTPLPEPEYVAHSPTLFAELGLSDALAHDARFRRLFSGDASVATGPMRPWGWATGYALSIYGTEYIQQCPFGTGNGYGDGRALSIVEGVYAGRRWEMQLKGGGPTPYCRGADGRAVLRSSVREFLAQEFMHALGVPSSRSLTLYMSRAETVRRPWYSPQSRSFEPDVMVDNPAAISTRVAPSFLRVGQLELFARRARSQAHPEAMAELQLIVDHLIERNYRPEIDPALPFSEQLLELARLFRARLTRLVADWMRVGYCQGNFNSDNCAAGGYTLDYGPFGFCELFDPRFQPWTGGGEHFSFFNQPAAAEVNYGMFWRSLRPLLEGNREALAQLDAIHEGFAAVMRQELEAMWARKLGLKAYDEELVTKLLQLLMASRADYSRSFRLLSAIPEQASDLHPGFYGPSSSTLDQQWESWLQQWRAQLAANGTLEETSAAMRRVNPAITWREWLIAPAYQHAEQGDHSLIQELQEVFSAPYADLSEDRAARYDRLRPRDLFNTGGLSHYSCSS encoded by the coding sequence ATGCCAACGCCAGACGAGAGCAGCGCCGCGGTGATCAGCGACTTCAGCCAATTCGCCGAGCGGGTGGATTACTCGCTGCTGGAGGCCCTGCGCCACGATCCCGAGGCCACCAACGACGGCAACGATCACCGGCCTCGCCAGGTGCGTTCAGGCCATTACGTGCCGGTCACGCCCACCCCCCTGCCTGAGCCCGAGTATGTGGCCCACAGCCCAACGCTCTTCGCGGAGCTGGGGCTCAGCGACGCCCTGGCCCACGACGCTCGTTTCCGCCGACTGTTTTCCGGGGATGCCTCAGTGGCCACAGGACCGATGCGTCCCTGGGGTTGGGCGACGGGCTATGCCCTCTCGATCTACGGCACCGAATACATCCAGCAGTGTCCTTTCGGCACCGGCAACGGCTACGGCGATGGCAGGGCCCTGTCGATCGTGGAGGGCGTCTACGCAGGCCGGCGCTGGGAGATGCAGCTCAAGGGTGGCGGCCCCACCCCCTATTGCCGCGGTGCCGATGGCCGTGCGGTGCTGCGCTCCAGTGTGCGTGAGTTCCTGGCCCAGGAGTTCATGCACGCCCTCGGTGTGCCCAGCTCCCGCTCGCTCACTCTCTACATGTCGCGCGCCGAAACCGTGCGCCGGCCCTGGTACAGCCCCCAGTCACGCTCCTTCGAGCCGGATGTGATGGTCGACAACCCCGCAGCGATCAGCACCCGGGTGGCACCGTCCTTCCTGCGCGTGGGGCAGCTCGAGCTGTTCGCTCGCCGCGCCCGCAGCCAGGCCCACCCCGAGGCCATGGCCGAGCTGCAATTGATTGTGGACCACCTGATCGAGCGCAACTACCGGCCTGAGATCGATCCAGCGCTGCCGTTCTCTGAGCAGCTCCTGGAGCTGGCCCGCCTCTTCCGCGCAAGGCTGACGCGCTTGGTCGCCGACTGGATGCGCGTCGGCTACTGCCAGGGGAACTTCAACAGCGACAACTGCGCCGCCGGGGGCTACACCCTCGACTACGGCCCCTTCGGCTTCTGCGAACTGTTCGATCCGCGCTTCCAACCCTGGACCGGAGGGGGTGAGCACTTCTCCTTCTTCAACCAGCCTGCGGCGGCGGAAGTGAATTACGGGATGTTCTGGCGATCGCTGCGGCCGCTGCTCGAAGGCAATCGTGAAGCCCTGGCCCAACTGGATGCGATCCACGAAGGCTTCGCTGCCGTGATGCGGCAGGAACTCGAGGCGATGTGGGCCCGCAAGCTCGGTCTCAAGGCCTACGACGAAGAGCTGGTGACCAAGCTGCTGCAGCTGCTGATGGCCTCCAGAGCTGACTACAGCCGCAGCTTCCGATTGCTGTCTGCCATCCCGGAGCAGGCCTCCGATCTGCACCCCGGCTTCTATGGGCCGAGCTCCAGCACACTCGATCAGCAGTGGGAGAGCTGGCTGCAGCAATGGCGCGCGCAACTCGCGGCCAACGGCACCCTGGAGGAGACGTCGGCCGCGATGCGTCGCGTCAACCCCGCCATCACCTGGCGCGAGTGGCTGATCGCCCCCGCCTACCAGCACGCGGAACAGGGAGACCACAGCCTGATCCAGGAGCTGCAGGAGGTGTTCAGCGCCCCCTACGCCGATCTTTCCGAAGACCGTGCTGCCCGTTACGACCGCCTCAGGCCCCGCGACTTGTTCAATACCGGCGGCCTGTCCCACTACAGCTGCTCCTCTTGA
- a CDS encoding L,D-transpeptidase, with the protein MGRRVPFALFGLALLLGGCGGRDGAKPGAGSGRTESLDGPIRIAIDLNDPAKSKGTLVRGKQPTSFQVGYGRYGVTCAGSRFEEGYTPLGRFKVNAILSEDQFVMAPQLIKQSGKSEAELKTILFKNMNAIDFSGDGEVGEYGIGYISLEPVDSVKQPFRFNTYDGKFRWYSFAIHGSNNEARIGEKVTGGCLNVKEPILKTLLKTVKLGDEVIVTADHGPCTP; encoded by the coding sequence ATGGGCCGCCGTGTTCCTTTTGCGCTGTTTGGTCTCGCTCTGCTGTTGGGGGGCTGCGGCGGGCGGGATGGTGCAAAGCCAGGCGCTGGCTCGGGCCGCACTGAATCGCTGGACGGTCCGATCCGGATTGCGATTGATCTGAACGATCCGGCCAAGAGCAAAGGCACGTTGGTGCGAGGCAAGCAGCCCACCAGTTTTCAGGTGGGCTACGGCCGCTACGGCGTCACCTGCGCCGGCAGCCGCTTTGAGGAGGGGTACACACCGCTGGGGCGCTTCAAGGTGAACGCGATTCTGAGTGAGGACCAGTTCGTGATGGCTCCGCAACTGATCAAGCAATCCGGCAAGAGCGAAGCCGAGCTCAAGACGATCCTGTTCAAGAACATGAATGCGATCGACTTCAGTGGCGACGGCGAGGTGGGGGAATACGGCATCGGCTACATCAGCCTGGAGCCGGTCGACAGCGTGAAGCAACCGTTCCGATTCAACACATACGACGGCAAATTCCGCTGGTACAGCTTCGCGATCCACGGCAGCAACAACGAGGCCCGCATCGGTGAGAAGGTCACCGGTGGCTGCCTGAATGTGAAGGAGCCGATCCTCAAGACCCTGCTCAAGACCGTGAAGCTTGGCGATGAGGTCATCGTGACGGCCGACCATGGCCCCTGCACGCCCTGA
- a CDS encoding FAD-dependent oxidoreductase, giving the protein MAMTEQSSASHAVVIGAGWAGWGAAKALGEAGVRVTLLDGLADPTGSTPLTTASGKPFEAGTRGFWKDYPNINALTAELDLGPVFTNFTTSAFWSPDGLEATAPVFGDAPQWPSPLGQVAATLTNFKRLPIADRLSITGLLYAMLDLHRSEAVYRRYDNLDALTLFRSVGISERMINDFLRPTLLVGLFKPPEELSAAVTMELLYYYSFAHQDSFDVRWIRSKSIAEQLIAPLARRLIEHEGLRVLGGTLATRLNLTPDGSAVASVATRAVGTGEEGLIEPVDAVVLAVGAKGMGALMAASPACAAAVPELVEAGSLGAIDVVSVRLWLDAYVDVADPANVFSRFEALRGAGGTFFMLDQLQKQDEAALWGGEQPRGSVIASDFYNASAIAILSDEEIVALLMRELLPVANPAFHTATVLEAEVRRYPASVSLFAPGSFNQRPPLETALPSIVCAGDWVRMGSREQGAKGLCQERAYACGLEAANSLIRRRVVKGRYSAGTHQHRVIPIRADEPQVLIVRALNALVMNPAEALGLRWPWLR; this is encoded by the coding sequence ATGGCGATGACAGAACAATCCAGTGCGTCCCACGCGGTGGTGATCGGAGCAGGCTGGGCTGGCTGGGGTGCGGCCAAGGCCCTGGGCGAAGCCGGCGTGCGTGTGACCCTGCTGGATGGGCTGGCGGATCCCACCGGCAGCACGCCCCTCACCACCGCCAGCGGCAAGCCGTTTGAAGCCGGCACCCGCGGCTTCTGGAAGGACTACCCCAACATCAATGCCCTTACCGCTGAGCTCGATCTCGGCCCGGTGTTCACGAACTTCACCACCAGTGCCTTCTGGTCGCCCGATGGCCTGGAGGCCACGGCGCCGGTGTTCGGGGATGCGCCCCAGTGGCCGAGTCCTTTGGGGCAGGTGGCAGCAACGCTCACTAATTTCAAACGCCTGCCGATCGCCGATCGGCTGAGCATCACAGGGCTTCTCTACGCGATGCTCGATCTACACCGCAGTGAGGCGGTGTATCGGCGTTACGACAACCTCGATGCGCTGACGTTGTTCCGGAGCGTCGGAATCAGCGAGCGGATGATCAACGACTTCCTGCGTCCCACCCTGCTGGTGGGACTGTTCAAGCCGCCCGAAGAGCTCTCGGCGGCGGTGACGATGGAGCTTCTTTACTACTACTCCTTTGCGCACCAGGATTCCTTCGATGTGCGCTGGATCAGGAGCAAGAGCATTGCCGAACAGTTGATCGCACCCCTGGCCCGAAGGCTCATCGAGCACGAGGGCCTGCGGGTGCTGGGGGGCACGCTGGCCACGCGGTTGAACCTCACGCCCGACGGTTCGGCGGTTGCTTCGGTGGCAACCCGGGCCGTTGGAACGGGTGAGGAGGGGCTGATTGAACCGGTGGATGCGGTGGTGCTTGCGGTGGGCGCCAAGGGGATGGGAGCGCTGATGGCGGCGTCGCCGGCCTGTGCTGCTGCCGTACCCGAGCTGGTGGAGGCCGGCAGTCTCGGTGCCATCGATGTGGTGTCGGTGCGTCTGTGGCTCGATGCCTATGTGGACGTTGCTGATCCCGCCAATGTCTTCTCCCGTTTTGAGGCGTTGCGGGGGGCCGGTGGCACCTTCTTCATGCTCGATCAGCTGCAGAAGCAGGACGAAGCCGCTCTGTGGGGCGGGGAACAACCCAGGGGATCGGTGATCGCCAGCGATTTCTATAACGCCTCAGCGATCGCAATCCTCAGCGATGAGGAGATTGTGGCCTTGTTGATGCGGGAGCTGTTGCCGGTGGCCAATCCCGCCTTTCACACCGCCACCGTGCTGGAGGCGGAGGTGAGGCGCTATCCAGCGTCGGTGTCGCTGTTTGCACCGGGGAGTTTCAACCAGCGGCCGCCCCTGGAAACGGCGCTGCCATCGATCGTGTGTGCCGGCGACTGGGTGCGGATGGGCAGCCGCGAACAAGGCGCCAAGGGGTTGTGTCAGGAACGGGCCTATGCGTGTGGCCTGGAGGCCGCCAATTCCCTGATCCGGCGCAGGGTGGTGAAGGGAAGGTATTCTGCCGGTACGCATCAGCACCGGGTGATCCCGATCCGCGCTGATGAACCGCAGGTGCTGATCGTTCGCGCCTTGAATGCTCTGGTGATGAACCCCGCGGAAGCTCTGGGGCTGCGTTGGCCGTGGTTGCGATGA